From the genome of Gallus gallus isolate bGalGal1 chromosome 24, bGalGal1.mat.broiler.GRCg7b, whole genome shotgun sequence, one region includes:
- the LOC107055037 gene encoding uncharacterized protein LOC107055037: MGNEISHERYCRRSGKPERQEAEQEKAEADLSTAQKPLPGSSENPLPEEKSQDAAVGMQNEDPESETALSSLQHMQKSVPQIAVQSTELQDRGETQPFVQEPEETETEPAVVSPDMLMCVPTQERAATAQPAVGETKTDLALQAAGEVGDREAEDVVINQAAVEKHSVVHKRPSGKLCKPSPLCRWLKKLQSSAEKK, translated from the coding sequence ATGGGAAATGAAATCAGCCACGAGAGGTATTGCAGAAGGTCTGGGAAGCCTGAAAGGCAAGAAGCTGagcaagaaaaggcagaagCTGATCTTTCTACTGCTCAGAAGCCTCTACCGGGGAGCAGTGAGAATCCTCTTCCAGAGGAGAAATCACAGGATGCTGCTGTGGGGATGCAGAACGAAGATCCAGAAAGTGAAACAGCTTTATCTTCCCTGCAACACATGCAGAAGTCTGTGCCACAGATAGCAgtgcaaagcacagagctgcaagaCCGTGGTGAGACTCAGCCCTTTGTGCAAGAGCCAGAAGAGACTGAAACTGAGCCTGCTGTGGTGAGTCCAGACATGCTAATGTGTGTTCCAACTCAGGAGAGGGCTGCAACAGCTCAGCCAGCTGTAGGAGAGACAAAAACTGAcctggctctgcaggctgctggggaggTGGGAGATAGAGAGGCAGAAGATGTGGTGATCAACCAGGCAGCAGTGGAAAAACACTCAGTGGTGCACAAGAGACCAAGTGGAAAGCTGTGCAAGCCAAGTCCTCTCTGCAGGTGGCTGAAGAAACTCCAGTCCTCTGCTGAGAAGAAGTAA